From the genome of Methanofollis sp. UBA420:
ATCCGCGAGGGTGACATCCTGATGCTCCTCGAGACCGAGCGCGAAGCGAAGAAGCTTTCGAGGCGGTAAGGATGGTAGAGACGTACAAGTGCAGCTTCTGCGGCAAGACGATTGAGCCGGGGACGGGGAGACTCTTCGTCCGGAAGGACGGGGCTCTCTTCTACTTCTGCTCGACGAAGTGCCAGAAGAACAACAAGCTCGGGCGTGTCCCCCGTAAGGTCGCCTGGACCGAAGCAGGCCGCAAGGCTCTCGGCAAGGAGTGAACCTGATGGACAGGACCTTCGTGATGATCAAGCCCGACGGTGTCCAGCGCGGCATCATCGGCGCGGTCATCTCCCGGCTCGAGGCCAAGGGCCTCAAGCTCGTGGCGGCGCGGCTCACCATGCTCCCTGAGGAGAAGGTCATGGAGCACTATGCCGAGCACGTCAGCAAGCCCTTCTTCCCCTCCCTCAAGGAGTACGTCATGAGCGGTCCCGTGCTCACGATGGTCTGGGAAGGCAAGGGTGCCGTGGCGATTGTGCGCAAGCTCGTCGGCGCAACCAACCCGGCCGAGGCCGCACCCGGGACTATCAGGGGAGACTTCGGCATGGAGACCGGCAAGAACGTGATCCACGCCTCGGACTCCGACGAGAGCGCCGCCCGCGAGATTGCAATCCACTTCGCCGGCGACGAGATCGTATCCTACACCAGGATCGACGAACCGGTCCTGTACGAGTAAATAATACCGGGATTTTCCCGGTTTCTTTTTCTCGTCTGTTCTGTACGGTTCTTTTCTTCTTCGCGGTTTCTTTTGCGGATCTCCACAGGGCCGACTTTGTTAGTGCGGAATCCGGTCAGGTGTGCGCGATGAAATTGCGGAGAGAGAGCAAGCGCCTGCCCTGAAATCTGAAACAGGGGAGAGATCCGATCCCCTGCCTTCCCCGAGGAGTGGACCGGGGGCAAGCCCCCGGACCCCCAGTCAGGATAGGACCGGGGAAGAGTGAACACGAGATCCCGAGGAGGGAGATTGCCCATCCCCTGCCTATCCTAACGAGCGGCAGCCCCCCGGTGGAGACACCGATCAACTGCCTCTCCCTGCCTGCCTTCCGCCCCAGAAGAGATCCCTCGAAAGGCATTAACCCGGAGAGAGCCTACCTTTCTCCATGAGCGGCGACATGCTGAGTTTTGTACTGCTCAGCGTATCATCGATTTTCATCGTCATCAACCCTCTGGCAGCGACGCTTCTTTATGTCTCCCTGACCGAAGGGATGGAAGAGGTCCAGAAAAGGTCGGTCGCCAGGGTGGCATGCTGGTACGCCCTCGCCGTCCTCCTCCTCTTTGCGATCGCGGGCAGCCTGATCCTGCAGCTCTTCGGGATCACCCTGGAGGCCTTCAGGATCGCGGGCGGGCTTCTCCTCTTCGGCATCGGCATGGAGATGGTCCACGCGAAGACCTCGCGGACGAAGATCTCGGCGACCGAGAAGTACGAGAGTCAGGACGCCGACGACGTCGGGGTGATGCCCCTCGCGATCCCGATGATCGCGGGGCCGGGCGCCATCACGACGGCGATCGTGCTCACCAACGAGGCGACGTCCAGCCACCCGGTCGGCATCGCCGTCGTGATCGGGGCGATCCTCCTGGCGGTCGGGACCACGTACCTGATGCTCGCCAACTCCGAGAGGATCATGCGCCATGTCGGGCAGCGGGAGTACCGCGCCGTGAACAGGCTGATGGGTATGATGCTCATCGCCATCGCCGTCCAGTTCGTGATCACCGGGATCAAGGCGGCCTTCCCCATCCTTGTGGGGGTGGGGCTGTGAAGGTCTGCTGTGCCGGCATGGCGCCCGCCGCCACGGTCGCGGACGGCCTTGCCCGGGCCGGCGCCCTCGCCGGAGAGGCACGGACCGCCGGGGCCGACCTCCTCCTCCTCCCGGAGCAATTCGCGACCGGGTGGTCGGCCACGGAGCCGCGGGCCGACCCCCGCATCCTCCGGTCCCTCTGCCGGACCGCCGCGGAGCACGGCATCTGGATCGTCGGGTCGTGCTATGAAGGCTATCTCAGGCCGCGGAACATGGCCTATGCCGTCAGCCCGGAGGGCCGGGTCGCCGCAGGCTATGCGAAGGTCCACCTCTTCTCCCCTGACGGCGAGGATGCGGCCTGCACGCCGGGCACCGTCCCGGCGACCTTCGAGGCCGGGGGCGTCAGGTTCGCCCTCGCGGTCTGCTACGACCTCAGGTTCCCAGACCTCTTCGCCCACTACGCGGCCTGCGGGGCCGACTGCGTCCTCGTCCCTGCCGCGTGGCCGGCGGTGCGCCTCGCCCAGTGGGACCTCCTCGTGCGGGCGCGGGCCCTCGACGGGGAATATTATGTCGCCGGCGCGAACGCCGGGGCCGGTTCCTGCATCGCCGGCCCGGACGGGGAACTCGTCGGCGAAGAGAGGGGCGGCCTCGTCATCGGCGAGATCGACCTCACGAAAATTTCAGCGATGCGGACGGCCCTCCCGGTCGTGAAAGACCGGCGGCCCGACCTGTACGCTGCATGGAAGGAGTGCCTTTGAACGGTAACGAACATATCACCATCAGCCTTGCGACAGCCGCCGCCGTGCTCGCCCCCTGGCTCTGGTCCATCCACCCGGCCTGGCTGATCGCCAGCCTCTTCGGCGTCTTCATCGGGGCCCTCGCGCCCGACGCCGACGCAAACGACTCCGCAATCTTCCACACCCGCGTGCCGGGCGGCAGGGGAAAGAGGCTTGTCATCCTCCCGGTCTTCGGCTACGGCATCCGCTACCTGATCTACTACCCGATCTCCCTGCCCTTCATCCTCCTCTGCGGGGAGAGGGGCATGCCCCGGCACCGCGGCGTCCTCCACTCCCTCATCGGCGTCGTGCTGATGACGGCCCTCCTCGGCTTCTATGCCTGGGTGATCGGGGCCATCGTCTTCGCGATACCCTGGGACATGGGCTTCACCATCTTCCTCCTCGGGTTCCTGGGCGGGGCAATCGGCCACCTCCTCGAAGACTCGTGCACGAAGAGCGGGGTCGCCTGGCTCTTCCCCCTCTCCGACCACCGGACGAGAGGGAAGATCGTCACAGGCAGCGGCGACCAGAGGCCTGCCATCTATGCGGGCGCGATGTGCGCCGCGGCCTTCGGCCTTGCGGCCGCAGGGCCCGCCGGACTCGTCCCGGCCGACCTCTACCCCTGGACGGGCGTCGTTGCAGCCTGTATTCTCTGGCTTCTCTTTCTCATCACCGCCCGGATAGGGCGGTAGCGTCCCGAATTTTATCTACCCTGACGACCTACTCTCTTCCATGTACCGTCTCTCGTGCATCCACTGCGGTGCCGAATACGCGCCCGGCGAGATCATCTATACCTGCAAAAAATGCGGGCACCTGCTCACCGTCAACTACGACCTTGACGCGATCAGCGTGACAAAGAAGGAGTGGGAACAGCGCCCCCTCTCGGTCTGGCGCTACCGGGAGCTCCTGCCGGTCACCATCAAGCCGGTCACCCTCCAGGAAGGCGGAACACCCCTGTACCACCTTGAGAGGCTCGGAAAGGAACTCGGCCTCCCCCACCTCTATGCCAAACACGAGGGCATGAACCCGAGCGGCTCCTTCAAGGACCGCGGCATGACTGTCGGCGTCTCGATGGCCATTCAGCTCGGCATGAAGAGCGTGGCCTGCGCGAGCACCGGCAACACCTCGGCAAGCCTTGCGGTGTACGCCGCAAAGGCGGGCATCCCGGCTGTCGTCCTCCTCCCGGCGGGGAAGGTCGCTCTCGGCAAGGTCGCCCAGGCGCTGATGCACGGCGCCAAGGTGATCGCGATCCGCGACAACTTCGACGTGGCCCTCGCCCTTGTCCGCGAACTCTGTATCAAGCATGGCATCTACCTCCTCAATTCCATCAACCCCTACCGGCTTGAGGGGCAGAAGACCATCGGCTTCGAGTCGGTCGACCAGCTCGGCGAGGTGCCGGACAGGCTCGTCCTCCCTGTCGGCAACGCGGGCAACATCTCCGCAGTCTACAAGGGGCTGAAAGAACTGGAGACTCTCGGATTCATCGACCGCCTCCCGAAGATGACAGGCATCCAGGCCGCCGGCTCGCAGCCTCTCGTGCGTGCGATCCAGGGCAACCTCGGTGAGGTCGTGCCGGACGAGCACCCGGAGACGGTGGCGACCGCGATCAGGATCGGCGCACCGGTGAATGCCGAGAAGGCCCTCATCTCCATCAGGGCGACCGGCGGCACTGCGGCCTCGGTGACAGACGAGGAGATCCTGGCCATGCAGCGTGCCCTCGCCCAGAAGGAAGGGATCGGCGTCGAACCGGCCTCGGCGGCCTCGGTGGCGGGGATCAAGAAACTCGTGGAGGAGGGTGCGATCGACCGCGACGAGAAGATCGTCTGCGTCGTGACCGGCCACCTCCTCAAGGACCCGGAAACGGTGATAAAACAGTGTCCACCCCCGATCGAGATCGACGCCACCGAACAGGCGTTGCTCTCTGTCTTGCACTTGTAATCCTGCTGGCGCCTGCCGCGGCCTTCGAGGCGACGGTGACGGTGCTCCCCGGCGGCGATGCCTACCGGGGGGAGGTCACCCTCGTCAACGCGAGTGAATACTCTTTCTGGGAGCCCGGGATGCTCGGGGAGAGGGTGCCCCTTACGGGCAAAAATGTGACGGTCTCCGGGGCGTGCGGGGAGAACTGCACCTACACGCAGAAGAACCGGAACACCATCGCCTTCGAGAAGGGGAATGTGACGGTGACCTACGAGGGCCCGATCACGGAGAAGAACCTCCAGCTGATCTTTACCGAGCCTTCGAACATCACGGTCACCCTCCCTGAAGGCCAGGCCGTCAAAAACCCCCTCCTCGGGCGGGTGAGCGAGGGGGGGAAGGTCTCGACGGAGAACAACACGACGGCGATCGCATTCGACCGCGTGCGTTCTGCCGAGGTGCGCTTCTACGACCCGGCACGGGAGCGTCTCCTCTATATCTTCGGGAGCGTCTGGCTCACCGTGGCGGTTGTGCTCCTCTTCCCCTTCCTGCTGATGCGAAGACGGCAGGAGTGAGGTAAACTTTCTCCAGAGTCCTCTTTTTCCTCTCCCCTTCAGGCAGACGACCCGATGCCGGGGCAGGGGGCGTTTCATCAGAGCATCACTCTCAGGGCCATACAGGAAAAGTACAATCGCACCTCTATCCGTGCAGCCTCTGCTGCAGGTGAACACCAGAGGAGGCCGGACAACAGCCCTGTCGGTTCCGGGATGGTCACGAGACCGCCGGCCAGCCCCGGTCACGGGGGCACATATATAATAACCCCCCTCATAGAGGATAATTCTGCAGAATATTATGATAAAAATAAATATATCAAGAGTTTTACAAATAGATAATTTTATAATCGAATGATAACAATAGAAAATATCGTACGAAAATGACACCTGTGCAGCAATTCCGGTACACCCCATGAATAAGACCAGCACCACCTCCCGGGACAGAAGGCCGTATCTTCATTACGTGCTGTTCTTCGTTTTTCTGGTCATCAGCGCCACCATCGGTTTTCTCTCGACGATCTCGTATCTCGAAGTGAGTGGCGAGATCGTCGAGGCGTACGAGGAGGTGATGGACCATACCGACGAGATGATCCGCGAGGCCGTCGTCCTGGTCAACAGAGAGGATGCATACAGGGGAAGAGACTACAGCACGGAGATGGTCACCATCCTCGACACGTACGTCACAGGGTACACCCCGCCGCCGGACAATGCGTCCCTGCCCGACACCCGGGCGCTGGAGGAATATCTGCACCGTCTGTTCGGCGAAAACACCGCGACATCGGTGCACCTCACCAGAACCACCGAGGTCGCCGACGTTGTCAGGTACAGCAGGCATTTCCAGCCCACATGGGAGGTCAGGACGAACTCCGACGGTTCGGTCACCACCAGCGCATACGACCTGACGCCGGACGGGTCCTATCTCCTGGAAGTGGCCGTCATCATCCCAAAGCAGGGCGGGATACCGGCGATCTACCAGCAGGACATCGTCGCGAAAGCGCGGGAGGTCAACCCGTTCATGGAATCGGCCAGGGTCTACGACGCTGCCGGAGACCTGGTCATCGACCTCACCGACCCGATGAACACGACGGCAGGGACGCTGGGGCCGGAGATGTTGCAACAGGTCCTCACGACGCAGGCAGACGGTGCGGTCATGGACAAAGAGACCCACAGGATGACCAGGTACCTCTTCGTCGACCCTGACAGGGGGACAGACGAGAACGCCAGGATCGTCGAGGTCACCTACAACCTGCAGGAGAGGGTCGACCACATCAACGCGGTCAAACTGTTCAATATCATCACGGGGATGCTCGGCGTCCTCTTCGGGGCGCTGGTCGCCCTCGCCTCCTCCTGGTACATCACCCGCCCGGTGGACGCCATCGTGGAGGACGTCGGGATCATCGCGCGGGGCGACCTCGACCACAGGATCAGGGCGACAAAAGGGATCGAGTTCGCCCGCCTGGAAGAGAGCGTCAACATGATGGTCGGGCGTCTCAAGGAGACCATCGAAAAGTTGAGGGAGTCTGAGGAGCAGGTCAGAGAGTACAGCGGAGACCTCGAAGAGATGGTGGACCAGAGGACCGGACAACTGGAAGTTGCCAACGAGGAGGCAAACCTCTACATCGACATCCTCCTCCACGACATCAACAACGCGAACACCGTCACCCTCGCGTACCTCGAGTTCCTGAAAGAGTCGGACCTGTCAGACGACCAGAAAGAGTACGCCGAGAAGGCCCTGGCCGGTGCGCAGAAGAGCGTCGAGATCATCAGGAATGTCGGGACGATCAGGAAGACCTACGAGAAGAAGACTGACCTCTCGCCCATCTCTCTCGACCGCGTCATCAGGGAGGAGGTCGCCCATCATCCCGACACGGGGATCCTGTACGACGGCACGGACGCGGTGGTGGTCGCGGACAATCTCCTCGGGGAGGTCTTCGCCAACCTCATCGGGAACAGCCTGAAGCATGGCGGCGACGGCACGGAGATCAGGATCGCCGTTGCCGATCGCGGCGATAAGGTGGAGGTCTCGGTCGAAGACACCGGTCCGGGCATCCCTGACGACCTCAAGGGCGCCGTCTTCGAGCGCTTCAGGCGTGGGAGGACCAAGGCATCGGGCAAAGGTCTCGGCCTCCATATCTGCCGGTCCCTGGTGACCTGGTACGGCGGGACGATCCGGGCGGACGACCGCGTGGCGGGCCGTCCGGGAGAGGGGGCGGCGATACGGTTCACCCTCAGGAAATACCCTGACCCCGGGCACACATCAGGTGAGGGAAAAGAAAGGCAGAGATAAAGATGAGGCAAAACCCTCCAAGACCGTTTGCCAGTGCCGGCACAACGGCACCTGACATTTCAAGGGCCGTCACCACAAGGAGCCAGATAATAAAACCAGAAAGAGCGCTCATCATACCGAGGCGTCCTTCGGTCTCCTGCCGCCTGCCCGCCCTCCTGTCATAGAGGAGATACCGCCCGGCGACGACGAAGAAGATGACCGGGCCGACGATGAACCACCATACTGTCTGGCTATCGATCATGGTCCGTGCCGGGACGAACAGGGCACAGAGGTACGTGAGGGCAAGAGCCCAGATACCATACAGAATGACACCGAAGAGCACACCCAGCGCCTTGTCGCCGTTTTTCGGAGTGTTGTTTTCCATTTCCATGGGTCGTCACCATCAGGCGAAAGCAGAAGAGACGTCTCTGATGACACATCTAGATACGACCCTATAAAGGATTTCTTGCCTGATCATCCAGCCATCAGGGCGGCAAAAAAAGATCGACTGACCGGGTCCCGGTCACTCTTCCTTCTTCATGTTCAGGTCGACCCCGAACTTTCTGGCGTTGGCGTCGGCGATCGCCTGGATCTTGGCGATCTCCTCCTCGTTCCGGCCGGGCCGGTAGAGGTGGCGGAACCGCTTCTGGACAGAGAGGTAGTCGTCGACGGGCTTTCTGTGGGCGACCTTGCGCACACGCTCGACCTCGCCGTTCATCATCTCGTAGTTCACCCAGAGACCGGTCTCGACCGCGAGGCGGCCGATCGCCATCGTCTGCGAGCCGTCA
Proteins encoded in this window:
- a CDS encoding carbon-nitrogen hydrolase family protein, translating into MKVCCAGMAPAATVADGLARAGALAGEARTAGADLLLLPEQFATGWSATEPRADPRILRSLCRTAAEHGIWIVGSCYEGYLRPRNMAYAVSPEGRVAAGYAKVHLFSPDGEDAACTPGTVPATFEAGGVRFALAVCYDLRFPDLFAHYAACGADCVLVPAAWPAVRLAQWDLLVRARALDGEYYVAGANAGAGSCIAGPDGELVGEERGGLVIGEIDLTKISAMRTALPVVKDRRPDLYAAWKECL
- the thrC gene encoding threonine synthase; its protein translation is MYRLSCIHCGAEYAPGEIIYTCKKCGHLLTVNYDLDAISVTKKEWEQRPLSVWRYRELLPVTIKPVTLQEGGTPLYHLERLGKELGLPHLYAKHEGMNPSGSFKDRGMTVGVSMAIQLGMKSVACASTGNTSASLAVYAAKAGIPAVVLLPAGKVALGKVAQALMHGAKVIAIRDNFDVALALVRELCIKHGIYLLNSINPYRLEGQKTIGFESVDQLGEVPDRLVLPVGNAGNISAVYKGLKELETLGFIDRLPKMTGIQAAGSQPLVRAIQGNLGEVVPDEHPETVATAIRIGAPVNAEKALISIRATGGTAASVTDEEILAMQRALAQKEGIGVEPASAASVAGIKKLVEEGAIDRDEKIVCVVTGHLLKDPETVIKQCPPPIEIDATEQALLSVLHL
- a CDS encoding metal-dependent hydrolase, translating into MNGNEHITISLATAAAVLAPWLWSIHPAWLIASLFGVFIGALAPDADANDSAIFHTRVPGGRGKRLVILPVFGYGIRYLIYYPISLPFILLCGERGMPRHRGVLHSLIGVVLMTALLGFYAWVIGAIVFAIPWDMGFTIFLLGFLGGAIGHLLEDSCTKSGVAWLFPLSDHRTRGKIVTGSGDQRPAIYAGAMCAAAFGLAAAGPAGLVPADLYPWTGVVAACILWLLFLITARIGR
- the ndk gene encoding nucleoside-diphosphate kinase is translated as MDRTFVMIKPDGVQRGIIGAVISRLEAKGLKLVAARLTMLPEEKVMEHYAEHVSKPFFPSLKEYVMSGPVLTMVWEGKGAVAIVRKLVGATNPAEAAPGTIRGDFGMETGKNVIHASDSDESAAREIAIHFAGDEIVSYTRIDEPVLYE
- a CDS encoding DUF5803 family protein; the encoded protein is MSTPDRDRRHRTGVALCLALVILLAPAAAFEATVTVLPGGDAYRGEVTLVNASEYSFWEPGMLGERVPLTGKNVTVSGACGENCTYTQKNRNTIAFEKGNVTVTYEGPITEKNLQLIFTEPSNITVTLPEGQAVKNPLLGRVSEGGKVSTENNTTAIAFDRVRSAEVRFYDPARERLLYIFGSVWLTVAVVLLFPFLLMRRRQE
- a CDS encoding HAMP domain-containing sensor histidine kinase, whose amino-acid sequence is MLFFVFLVISATIGFLSTISYLEVSGEIVEAYEEVMDHTDEMIREAVVLVNREDAYRGRDYSTEMVTILDTYVTGYTPPPDNASLPDTRALEEYLHRLFGENTATSVHLTRTTEVADVVRYSRHFQPTWEVRTNSDGSVTTSAYDLTPDGSYLLEVAVIIPKQGGIPAIYQQDIVAKAREVNPFMESARVYDAAGDLVIDLTDPMNTTAGTLGPEMLQQVLTTQADGAVMDKETHRMTRYLFVDPDRGTDENARIVEVTYNLQERVDHINAVKLFNIITGMLGVLFGALVALASSWYITRPVDAIVEDVGIIARGDLDHRIRATKGIEFARLEESVNMMVGRLKETIEKLRESEEQVREYSGDLEEMVDQRTGQLEVANEEANLYIDILLHDINNANTVTLAYLEFLKESDLSDDQKEYAEKALAGAQKSVEIIRNVGTIRKTYEKKTDLSPISLDRVIREEVAHHPDTGILYDGTDAVVVADNLLGEVFANLIGNSLKHGGDGTEIRIAVADRGDKVEVSVEDTGPGIPDDLKGAVFERFRRGRTKASGKGLGLHICRSLVTWYGGTIRADDRVAGRPGEGAAIRFTLRKYPDPGHTSGEGKERQR
- a CDS encoding MarC family protein produces the protein MSGDMLSFVLLSVSSIFIVINPLAATLLYVSLTEGMEEVQKRSVARVACWYALAVLLLFAIAGSLILQLFGITLEAFRIAGGLLLFGIGMEMVHAKTSRTKISATEKYESQDADDVGVMPLAIPMIAGPGAITTAIVLTNEATSSHPVGIAVVIGAILLAVGTTYLMLANSERIMRHVGQREYRAVNRLMGMMLIAIAVQFVITGIKAAFPILVGVGL
- a CDS encoding 50S ribosomal protein L24e is translated as MVETYKCSFCGKTIEPGTGRLFVRKDGALFYFCSTKCQKNNKLGRVPRKVAWTEAGRKALGKE